Within the Thermosynechococcaceae cyanobacterium Okahandja genome, the region GCCGTGCCTCCTCCTGACCTAGTGCGCAATGAACTAGCCGTTGATGTGCAACTGGATACCTTACCCCCCGAACTCAGCGCCCAGAATTTTTGTGGGGTGGGTCAAAGCGTTGAAGTTGTTTTTGGCTCCTGAAGATAATGCGGAAATCAGCGACGGTCGAAGATTGGTTTCTTATCTTGTCGGGAGCCTCCCTGCTGGCGGTGCTGCTGCTGCAACTGGACTGGCAGAACCTCTGGCCGAATGTGGTCGGGCTTTGGCACAGTGGTCAGGCCTTCTTCCGGCCCGAAGGCACCACCCTAGAAGCCCTCCTGCTACCGGCCTTTGTGTGGCTGGCGGTCACGTTTTTGCTCAAAGAGCTATGCCCCAAGCCCACCTTCTGGTCGCGGTTGATTGTGAGTGTTGGCATTGCCCTGCTCGGGATTCGCTACGAGCTATGGCGGTTCTTTGGCAGCTTGAATCTGGATGATCCGCTCAATGGCACGATCTCGGTGGCACTGTTTTTAGCCGAGTTGCTGACGGTCATCAATACCGTGGCCTTTTTCTTCCACTGCATTTTTTCAATTGATCGCACACCGGAAGCCGATCGCCTCAGCCAAGCGGTCATTCAGGGGGAGTACCTGCCGTGGGTGGATGTCATTTTACCCACCTACAACGAGGGGGTCGATATTTTGCGGCGATCGGTGATTGCCTGCCAAGCCATGGACTATCCCCACAAGCGGATTTATTTACTGGATGACACGCGGCGACCGGCAGTGCGTGCCCTCGCGGCAGAATTGGGCTGTGGGTATCGCGATCGCCCCGATAACCGCCACGCCAAAGCGGGGAATATTAACCATGCCCTCCCCAGCCTCAGTGGTGAACTGATTGCCGTATTTGATGCCGACTTCATGCCCACCCGCACCTTCTTAACCCGTACCGTCGGCTTCTTCCAAGATCCGAAAACCGCCATGGTACAAACCCCGCAGCACTTTTTCAATGAAGACCCGGTGGCGGTCAACCTCGGCCTAGAGGGCATCCTAAATAATGAGCAAACCCTCTTCTTTCGTTTTATCCAGCCCAGTCGCGATTATTTTGACTCGGTGGTGTGCTGTGGCACCTGTTTTGTGATCCGCCGCTCAGCCCTAGATGAAATTGGCGGTATTCCCACCGATAGCATTACCGAAGACTACATGACCACCATCAAGCTGCAAACCCTTGGTTATCGGGTCAAGTACCTCAACGAAGCCCTAGCCGCAGGAATGTCACCGGAGACCATTAGTGCCTACATTAACCAACGGCTGCGCTGGGGACAAGGGACGCTGCAAATGCTGTTTTTGGGGGGGAACTTTCTGACCGCGCCCAATCTGGGCTTTTTGCAACGGCTCTCCCACTCCCTGAGTATTATCTACTGGTTTCTGTCAATTCCACGGGTGCTCTTTTTGGTGGTGCCCCTCGCCTTTTTAATTTTTGGCTTGGCACCGCTGCGCGCTACTGTCAACGAAATTCTCTATTTTTATTTTCCCTACTACCTCGGTAACATCATGGCCTTTTCATGGCTCACGGAGGGGCGGCGATCGGCCTTTTGGTCGGATGTGTATGAAACCATTATTTGTTTTCCAATGGCGTTGACCGTCCTGCGGACGCTGATTAGCCCGGGTGGCAAAACCTTTAAGGTGACTCCCAAAGGGGTGGTGGATCCCCACCGCATTAATATCAATTGGCCGTTGATTCGGCCTCTGTTGATTGTTGCCGTTCTCACAATTTTGGGGCTCATCTATCGCAGTTCCAGCTTGCAGGATACGATTGTTAACCCCGACAGTTTGGCGGTTAATATCATTTGGTCGGTGTATAACCTAGCCCTACTGCTGGTGTGTATGCTGGTGGCTATTGATGTGCCCCAGCGCCGTTTTACGCGGTTCCTACGGCGTGAGCCTTGTGAGTTATACCTCAGTGGCGATCGCTATACCGGCCATACCCTTGATATATCTGAAGAGGGGGCACGGCTCATTTTGCAACACTACACACCCTCTTCTAGCAAAACTCAGGCAATAGGTACCTACAGTGGCCAGTTTCGCCTTAGTCCTCCGAGTGAGTTAGCGGATCTGTGGCTGGCGGTTGAACTGCGCTGGCACGATCACGAGCAATTAGTGGCGCTACAACAGGGGGGCGATCGCGCTGTGGATGTGCGCATTCGCTTTGTGGAGCTATCCTTGGCCGAGCAACGCCGTTTGATTACCTATCTTTACTGCCAACCCGGTCAATGGGATGAAATTCGCGTCCCTGAAATTAAAACGGCATGGGCCATGCTACAAGCCGTCCTGCGCCTGCATCCTCTGGCGGAAAGCCGCTAGCGGTTAAGGATACCCAGAAGATTCTGAATGGCCATACTGGTGGCGCGAATGGCCGCGTGGATGTGGGGACTCTTTGGCTCGACCTGAAGCAGATAGGCAAGGCTAGATTGTAGGTAGGTCAAGGCCATTTGAATGTTGGGATCAATGTGCTGATAGGCTTGGGGCGGATAGTTTTCGGCGTAGTTAGGATGGGGATAGCCCACAGAATGCTCGTAGTTTTGTGCCGGATACCCTTGGGAGTACTCGTAGCTGGGATGGGGATAGCCTACAGAGTGCTCGTAGGTTTGCGCTGGATACCCCTGAGAGTACTCGTAGCTGGGATGG harbors:
- a CDS encoding glycosyltransferase; the protein is MRKSATVEDWFLILSGASLLAVLLLQLDWQNLWPNVVGLWHSGQAFFRPEGTTLEALLLPAFVWLAVTFLLKELCPKPTFWSRLIVSVGIALLGIRYELWRFFGSLNLDDPLNGTISVALFLAELLTVINTVAFFFHCIFSIDRTPEADRLSQAVIQGEYLPWVDVILPTYNEGVDILRRSVIACQAMDYPHKRIYLLDDTRRPAVRALAAELGCGYRDRPDNRHAKAGNINHALPSLSGELIAVFDADFMPTRTFLTRTVGFFQDPKTAMVQTPQHFFNEDPVAVNLGLEGILNNEQTLFFRFIQPSRDYFDSVVCCGTCFVIRRSALDEIGGIPTDSITEDYMTTIKLQTLGYRVKYLNEALAAGMSPETISAYINQRLRWGQGTLQMLFLGGNFLTAPNLGFLQRLSHSLSIIYWFLSIPRVLFLVVPLAFLIFGLAPLRATVNEILYFYFPYYLGNIMAFSWLTEGRRSAFWSDVYETIICFPMALTVLRTLISPGGKTFKVTPKGVVDPHRININWPLIRPLLIVAVLTILGLIYRSSSLQDTIVNPDSLAVNIIWSVYNLALLLVCMLVAIDVPQRRFTRFLRREPCELYLSGDRYTGHTLDISEEGARLILQHYTPSSSKTQAIGTYSGQFRLSPPSELADLWLAVELRWHDHEQLVALQQGGDRAVDVRIRFVELSLAEQRRLITYLYCQPGQWDEIRVPEIKTAWAMLQAVLRLHPLAESR